One window from the genome of Chthoniobacterales bacterium encodes:
- a CDS encoding sulfurtransferase, with protein MNDKDYAHPEALVSTEWVAKHLDDPSVRIVESNEDVLLYDTGHIPGAVHIDWRADLQDQTVRDYITPAEFAAVCSKNGIGPDTTCVFYGDKSNWWACYALWVFRLFGHKKVKIMNGGRDKWAAEGRPLTREKPHYAPANYPVPAARLDAEIRAFYEDAKKHSEQKLPLIDVRSPGEFRGEITHMPEYPQEGVLRGGHVPGARSVPWKTAVNDDGTFKSRAELEKIYTQGCALGPGKDIVAYCRIGERSSHTWFVLTYLLGYDKVRNYDGSWTEWGNRVRAPIAVGE; from the coding sequence ATGAACGACAAAGACTACGCGCATCCCGAAGCATTGGTGTCCACCGAATGGGTGGCGAAACATCTCGATGACCCGTCAGTGCGGATCGTCGAGAGCAACGAGGACGTGTTGCTTTACGACACCGGTCACATCCCCGGTGCGGTGCATATCGACTGGCGCGCCGATTTGCAGGATCAGACCGTGCGCGACTACATCACGCCAGCGGAGTTCGCCGCGGTGTGCTCGAAGAACGGGATCGGGCCAGACACGACGTGCGTTTTTTACGGCGACAAGTCGAACTGGTGGGCGTGCTACGCGCTCTGGGTGTTCCGGTTGTTCGGGCACAAGAAAGTCAAGATCATGAACGGCGGGCGTGACAAATGGGCGGCGGAAGGGCGTCCGCTGACGCGGGAGAAACCGCACTACGCGCCGGCAAATTATCCCGTGCCCGCGGCGCGCCTCGATGCGGAGATCCGCGCGTTTTACGAGGATGCGAAAAAGCACAGCGAGCAGAAGCTTCCGCTCATCGACGTTCGCTCACCGGGTGAATTCCGCGGCGAGATCACCCATATGCCGGAGTATCCGCAGGAGGGTGTGCTGCGCGGCGGTCATGTGCCGGGGGCGCGGAGCGTTCCGTGGAAGACGGCGGTGAACGACGACGGAACTTTCAAATCCCGTGCCGAGTTGGAGAAAATCTACACGCAGGGATGTGCGCTGGGTCCGGGCAAGGACATCGTCGCCTATTGCCGCATTGGCGAGCGGTCGAGCCACACGTGGTTCGTGCTCACTTACCTTTTGGGATACGACAAAGTGCGCAACTACGACGGTTCATGGACCGAGTGGGGCAACCGTGTGCGCGCGCCGATCGCGGTGGGGGAGTGA
- a CDS encoding UDP-N-acetylglucosamine diphosphorylase — protein sequence MNFPPSEFLSLEHTDHRSLFEKVNNVWEALPLIASYLQFRLKPAIHGKQIGRPFISNAVYIGHGTTIEQGAMVKGPAWIGDNCEIRAGCYIRENVIVGNSAVLGNSCEFKNSIIFDEAQVPHFNYVGDSILGYKAHLGAGVILSNVRLDHAEVVVHTPGGPFPSGLRKFGAIVGDHAEIGCNSVLSPGSVVGREAMIYPGTQWKGVLPARTIAKLRQQIELAPRG from the coding sequence ATGAATTTCCCACCTTCCGAGTTTCTCTCGCTCGAGCACACCGACCACCGCTCGCTGTTTGAAAAGGTCAACAATGTCTGGGAGGCACTCCCGCTCATCGCCTCCTATTTGCAGTTCCGCCTGAAGCCGGCGATCCACGGCAAGCAAATCGGCCGCCCGTTCATCAGCAACGCGGTTTACATCGGCCACGGCACGACGATCGAACAAGGCGCGATGGTCAAGGGCCCGGCGTGGATCGGCGACAACTGCGAGATCCGCGCCGGCTGCTACATCCGCGAAAACGTCATCGTCGGCAACAGCGCCGTGCTCGGCAATTCCTGCGAGTTCAAAAACAGCATCATCTTCGACGAGGCGCAGGTTCCCCATTTCAACTACGTGGGCGATTCGATCCTCGGATACAAGGCGCACCTCGGCGCCGGCGTCATTCTTTCCAATGTCCGCCTCGACCACGCGGAGGTCGTTGTCCATACCCCCGGCGGCCCGTTTCCCAGCGGCCTGCGCAAATTCGGAGCGATCGTCGGCGACCACGCGGAAATCGGATGCAACAGCGTGCTCAGCCCCGGCTCTGTCGTGGGACGCGAAGCGATGATTTATCCCGGCACGCAATGGAAAGGCGTCCTGCCCGCGCGAACCATAGCCAAATTGCGGCAACAGATCGAACTCGCACCGCGCGGCTGA
- a CDS encoding cysteine--tRNA ligase, with protein sequence MIRFHNTLTRSVEPFVPLDPDGKTVRLYTCGPTVYNHAHIGNFRAYIFEDLLQRHLEYRGFDVRRVMNLTDVDDKTIRGAREKGIPLADFTRPFKEAFFQDLDTLRIKPAAGFPCATEPEHIARMIAMIEKLVAAGHAYKAEDASVYFRIASFPSYGKLAHLNLEELRPSGRVRSDEYEKESIGDFALWKAHDREDGDVKWDSPWGPGRPGWHIECSAMATALLGDRLDIHCGGVDNIFPHHEAEIAQTECCTGAKFVNLWMHCAHLMVDGRKMAKSFGNFYTLRDLLDKGWTGREVRYVLLSAHYRLPLNFTFEGLAGARSALQRLDEWQQRLSELASTAAQSAPHPLVAGDKFAGALDDDLNISAALGALFDLVRDTNRAMDKGEVPPEEARGILDYWQRINSVLRLEADATGVPAEITALLEERNAARAAKDWSKSDVLRDELLRRGWVVKDTKDGTKLTRTGA encoded by the coding sequence CTGATTCGCTTCCACAACACGCTCACCCGTTCGGTCGAGCCGTTCGTGCCGCTCGATCCCGACGGCAAAACCGTGCGCCTCTACACCTGCGGTCCCACGGTTTACAACCACGCGCACATCGGCAACTTCCGCGCCTACATTTTCGAGGACCTCCTCCAGCGGCACCTCGAATACCGCGGATTCGACGTCCGGCGCGTGATGAATCTCACCGACGTGGACGACAAAACCATACGCGGCGCGCGGGAAAAGGGCATCCCCCTCGCCGACTTCACCCGGCCGTTCAAAGAAGCCTTTTTCCAGGACTTGGACACGCTGCGCATCAAACCCGCCGCCGGGTTCCCCTGCGCCACCGAACCCGAGCACATCGCACGCATGATCGCGATGATCGAAAAACTCGTCGCCGCCGGACACGCCTACAAGGCCGAGGACGCATCGGTTTATTTCCGCATCGCCAGCTTCCCGTCCTACGGGAAACTCGCCCACTTGAATCTCGAGGAACTCCGCCCCTCGGGGCGCGTGCGCTCCGACGAATACGAAAAAGAGAGTATCGGCGATTTTGCGCTCTGGAAAGCGCACGACCGCGAAGATGGCGATGTGAAGTGGGACAGCCCGTGGGGACCGGGACGCCCGGGTTGGCATATCGAGTGCAGTGCCATGGCTACCGCGTTGCTCGGCGACCGTCTCGATATCCACTGCGGCGGCGTGGACAACATTTTTCCCCACCACGAGGCCGAAATCGCGCAGACCGAATGCTGCACGGGGGCGAAATTCGTCAACCTCTGGATGCATTGCGCGCACTTGATGGTGGACGGACGCAAAATGGCCAAGTCGTTCGGCAATTTTTACACCCTGCGTGACTTGCTCGACAAAGGGTGGACCGGGCGCGAGGTGCGCTACGTTCTTCTGTCCGCCCATTACCGGCTACCGCTCAATTTCACTTTCGAGGGGCTGGCCGGGGCGCGCAGCGCGCTCCAACGTCTCGACGAGTGGCAGCAACGGCTGTCGGAGCTGGCCTCGACCGCCGCGCAAAGCGCGCCGCATCCGCTCGTCGCGGGGGACAAGTTCGCCGGAGCCCTCGACGACGACCTCAACATTTCCGCCGCGCTTGGCGCGCTTTTCGACCTCGTGCGCGACACCAACCGGGCGATGGACAAAGGCGAGGTCCCTCCGGAAGAAGCCCGCGGCATTCTCGATTACTGGCAGCGGATCAACTCTGTGCTGCGACTGGAAGCCGATGCCACGGGCGTCCCCGCGGAGATCACGGCATTGCTCGAAGAGCGGAATGCCGCGCGTGCGGCCAAGGACTGGAGCAAGAGCGATGTCCTCAGGGATGAATTGCTCCGGCGCGGCTGGGTGGTAAAAGACACCAAGGACGGCACCAAGCTCACCAGAACCGGCGCATGA
- a CDS encoding 2-C-methyl-D-erythritol 2,4-cyclodiphosphate synthase — MTTTGLGYDIHRFAEGRALVLGGVAIPHERGLAGHSDADVLSHAIADAILGAIGERDIGHHFPNTDESLRGISSMEILKLARNLLNTHGGKLRNIDATIIAEAPKVGPYVDAMRKELGQVLGLAPARIGVKATTNEGLGSIGRGEGIAAMAVASVELPS; from the coding sequence ATGACCACCACCGGCCTCGGCTATGACATCCACCGTTTCGCGGAAGGGCGAGCGCTGGTTCTCGGCGGTGTCGCCATTCCGCACGAACGCGGTCTGGCCGGACATTCCGATGCGGACGTCCTGAGCCACGCGATCGCCGACGCGATCCTCGGGGCCATCGGTGAACGCGACATCGGCCACCATTTTCCGAACACCGACGAGTCGCTCCGCGGAATCAGCAGCATGGAAATCCTCAAGTTGGCGCGCAATCTGTTGAACACCCACGGCGGAAAACTCCGCAACATCGACGCCACGATCATCGCCGAGGCGCCGAAGGTCGGGCCTTACGTGGATGCGATGCGCAAGGAACTGGGGCAGGTCCTCGGGTTGGCCCCGGCGCGGATCGGGGTGAAAGCCACGACCAACGAAGGCCTCGGTTCCATCGGTCGCGGCGAAGGCATCGCCGCCATGGCCGTGGCCTCGGTGGAGTTGCCGTCATGA
- a CDS encoding inositol monophosphatase: MSEFLSTAVDAALLAGKLLRDNFEKPLEVDAMHAHDIKLELDRRTQRLIEDHILALHPDHAILGEEGIRGGTGDHEWIIDPLDGTVNYFYGIPHFATTIAVRRNNDIVAGVIHDPMRGETWTVEAGGPARLNGREIRVSDRTELQDCIVSMGVSKTIDTIDNTLPVFSRAIRRVKKMRMLGSAALDIAYVACGRLDAYIESSIGLWDIAAGVLLVRAAGGVVDLQPHADTPNKFSISAVSGNADIASLVAA, translated from the coding sequence ATGTCCGAATTTCTCTCCACCGCGGTCGATGCCGCGCTCCTCGCCGGCAAGCTGCTGCGCGACAACTTCGAAAAACCACTCGAGGTCGATGCCATGCACGCACACGACATCAAGCTGGAACTCGACCGCCGCACCCAGCGCCTTATCGAGGACCACATCCTCGCCCTCCACCCGGATCATGCCATCCTCGGCGAGGAAGGGATCCGCGGGGGCACCGGGGACCATGAGTGGATCATCGATCCGCTCGACGGCACCGTGAACTACTTCTACGGCATCCCGCATTTCGCCACCACCATCGCCGTCCGGCGCAACAACGATATCGTCGCCGGGGTGATCCACGACCCGATGCGCGGCGAGACCTGGACGGTCGAAGCCGGTGGGCCGGCCCGGCTCAACGGAAGGGAAATCCGCGTAAGCGACCGCACGGAGCTTCAGGACTGCATTGTTTCGATGGGTGTATCCAAAACCATCGACACCATCGACAACACGCTGCCCGTGTTCAGCCGCGCCATCCGCCGCGTGAAAAAAATGCGCATGCTCGGGAGCGCGGCACTCGACATCGCTTACGTGGCCTGCGGTCGCCTCGACGCCTACATCGAAAGCTCCATCGGTCTCTGGGACATCGCCGCCGGCGTGCTCCTCGTGCGGGCGGCGGGAGGCGTCGTCGATCTCCAGCCGCACGCCGACACACCGAACAAGTTCAGCATCAGCGCCGTGAGCGGCAACGCCGATATCGCGTCCCTTGTTGCCGCCTGA
- a CDS encoding phosphopantothenoylcysteine decarboxylase: MADRKTIVLGVTGSIAAFKAADLASLLCKDGHDVHVVMTEGAQRFITALTLQTLSKNPVTTGLFDEQAGWIPGHIELADRADLLLVAPASASAIARLALGLADDALTCIALATRAPLVIAPAMNGKMWSHPATAQNTDVLRARGAVIIGPDEGMLACGYEGAGRLWPVEDIAAKVGDMLRRR; encoded by the coding sequence ATGGCCGACCGCAAAACCATCGTCCTCGGGGTCACCGGTTCGATCGCCGCCTTCAAGGCCGCCGACCTTGCCAGCCTGCTGTGCAAAGACGGGCACGACGTGCATGTGGTCATGACCGAAGGCGCGCAGCGCTTCATCACCGCGCTCACTCTGCAGACCCTGAGCAAAAATCCGGTGACGACCGGCCTGTTCGACGAGCAAGCGGGCTGGATCCCCGGACACATCGAGCTGGCCGACCGCGCCGACCTGCTGCTTGTCGCCCCCGCTTCCGCCTCGGCCATCGCGCGCCTTGCACTCGGCCTCGCCGATGACGCGCTCACCTGCATCGCGCTCGCCACACGCGCACCGCTCGTCATCGCGCCGGCGATGAACGGCAAAATGTGGTCGCATCCCGCCACGGCGCAGAACACCGATGTGCTGCGCGCGCGCGGCGCGGTGATCATCGGTCCCGACGAAGGAATGCTCGCATGCGGATACGAGGGCGCGGGACGTTTATGGCCGGTCGAAGACATCGCCGCGAAGGTCGGCGACATGCTGCGTCGCCGTTGA
- a CDS encoding guanylate kinase yields MKRLGILFVISAPSGAGKSTICSSLRQTPDTVYSVSCTTRPPRAGEIDGEDYHFLDTAEFERRIAAGEFLEHARVHDQYYGTLRKTIDEQLRRGIDVLVDIDTQGAATIRRNADPFIRDSLVDIFIMPPDIEELRHRLRKRGTETGEQIERRLQTAAVEMRCWREYKYTIISGSMEEDLTKFRAITRAERYLSRRIISLEG; encoded by the coding sequence ATGAAGCGCCTCGGCATACTCTTCGTCATCTCGGCGCCGTCCGGCGCGGGCAAGTCCACCATCTGCAGCTCGCTGCGCCAAACACCCGACACGGTTTATTCCGTATCCTGCACCACGCGACCGCCGCGCGCGGGCGAGATCGACGGCGAAGATTACCACTTTCTCGACACCGCGGAATTCGAGCGCCGCATCGCCGCGGGAGAATTCCTCGAACACGCCCGGGTCCACGACCAATACTACGGGACGCTTCGCAAAACCATCGACGAGCAGCTGCGACGAGGCATCGACGTGCTGGTCGATATCGACACGCAAGGCGCGGCCACCATCCGCCGGAACGCCGATCCTTTCATCCGCGACTCGCTCGTCGATATTTTCATCATGCCTCCGGACATCGAGGAACTCCGGCACCGCCTGCGCAAGCGCGGCACCGAGACCGGGGAACAAATTGAGCGTCGCCTGCAAACGGCCGCCGTGGAAATGCGGTGCTGGCGCGAATACAAATACACCATCATCAGCGGATCCATGGAGGAGGACCTCACCAAGTTCCGCGCCATCACCCGCGCCGAGCGCTACCTCAGCCGGCGCATCATCTCGCTGGAGGGCTGA
- a CDS encoding YicC family protein — MDHRSPSRPTLGATHPEPQARHEARQALSFRPVKSMTGFGRGECISGGTRYSIEISTVNRRNAELVFNLPRELGPAENQLREIIAPAVVRGRATVTASVSSGKKDRPLVDPDLFRRLHADISRVQSSLKIPGEPSLSDVIRLYAAAVRENAGASTPDTAALCKAARAALKALEAMRNKEGAHLAKELLRLLDRFAKEIAAIEKLAPSVTAKHREAMRARLAEIAAPFAADDERLARELALFADRSDITEELSRLASHIAQFRAGLDARDANGRTLDFLAQEMFRECNTIGSKANLAAVTRHVVAAKTELERLREQVQNVE; from the coding sequence ATGGATCATCGGTCGCCATCTCGCCCGACATTAGGCGCCACGCACCCCGAGCCGCAAGCTCGACACGAGGCGCGACAAGCGCTGTCATTCCGTCCAGTGAAAAGCATGACAGGATTCGGCCGCGGAGAATGCATCAGCGGAGGCACGCGCTACTCGATCGAGATTTCCACCGTCAACCGCCGCAACGCGGAACTCGTCTTCAATCTGCCGCGCGAACTCGGCCCGGCGGAAAACCAGTTGCGCGAAATCATCGCCCCTGCCGTGGTGCGCGGACGCGCCACCGTCACCGCATCCGTCTCGTCCGGGAAAAAAGACCGGCCGCTCGTTGATCCCGATCTCTTCCGGCGCCTTCACGCGGACATTTCGCGCGTGCAAAGCTCGCTGAAAATTCCCGGCGAGCCGTCGCTTTCCGACGTCATCCGGCTTTACGCCGCCGCCGTCCGCGAGAATGCCGGTGCGTCCACGCCCGACACCGCGGCCCTCTGCAAGGCGGCGCGCGCAGCCCTCAAGGCACTCGAGGCGATGCGCAACAAGGAAGGCGCGCATCTCGCCAAAGAACTTCTGCGCCTGCTGGACCGCTTCGCGAAAGAAATCGCAGCGATAGAAAAGCTCGCGCCGTCCGTCACCGCCAAGCACCGCGAGGCCATGCGCGCCCGGCTCGCCGAAATCGCCGCGCCGTTTGCCGCCGATGACGAACGTCTGGCTCGCGAACTTGCCCTTTTTGCCGACCGCTCGGACATCACGGAGGAACTCAGCCGGCTGGCCAGCCATATTGCTCAATTCCGGGCCGGGCTAGATGCCAGGGACGCCAACGGACGCACCCTTGATTTCCTCGCCCAGGAAATGTTCCGCGAGTGCAACACCATCGGATCGAAAGCCAACCTCGCCGCCGTGACCCGCCACGTCGTCGCCGCCAAAACGGAACTGGAGCGCCTGCGCGAGCAGGTGCAAAATGTCGAATAA
- a CDS encoding nucleoside deaminase, producing the protein MATDDPFLQAAIAEARRGREEGGIPIGSVLVLDGKIIGRGHNRRVQDGSVIHHAEMNCLENAGRLPASVYRRCTIYSTLSPCPMCSGAILLYGIPKVVIGENETFRGPEGYVRSQGVAVEVRQDAECIALMKDFIAAEPDLWNEDIGE; encoded by the coding sequence ATGGCGACCGATGATCCATTTTTGCAGGCGGCGATCGCGGAGGCGCGCCGCGGACGCGAAGAGGGTGGCATCCCGATCGGCTCGGTGCTGGTGCTGGATGGAAAAATCATCGGCCGCGGCCACAATCGCCGCGTGCAGGACGGCAGTGTGATCCATCATGCGGAGATGAATTGTCTGGAGAACGCCGGAAGGCTGCCCGCATCGGTTTACCGCCGCTGCACGATTTATTCGACGCTTTCGCCCTGTCCGATGTGCAGCGGGGCCATTCTCCTTTACGGCATTCCCAAGGTCGTGATCGGCGAGAACGAAACTTTCCGTGGTCCGGAGGGTTACGTCCGCTCGCAAGGGGTTGCGGTGGAAGTCCGGCAGGATGCGGAGTGCATCGCCCTCATGAAGGATTTCATCGCCGCGGAGCCGGACCTTTGGAATGAGGACATAGGAGAGTGA
- a CDS encoding alkaline phosphatase, whose amino-acid sequence MTSELWRVGVLVAAGLLVSCGPSKSQPGKETQPDKKTGSVIFFHIDGAGVAQWQMARMVIAGPDGEINWDKIPHIAVYRGHQENTLTTSSNAAATAHAYGVKVPYDAFGTDGKSDQPPLAPSGKRLSIMQEAKARGLAVGVVNSGSAVEPGTACFLTSVHARADDAEIVAQQLASGADVILAGGEEWYLPEGVQGRHCPGKRKDGRNLIEEAKVAGYRVVFTREELAALPDNAGKVLGIFASQDTFNDEPEEALDEKKLPSYDPQGPTVAEMTKAALRFLSGRQFFLVVEEEGTDNFGNCNNATGLIEALRRGDEGLGVALDFVEKHPDTLLVTFGDSEAGNPDVLGLRGTKGEAEMLRTSRDANGAPLDGAKRAPEGGIAEPFTSAPDKAGRSHQFVVTWGSKLDSSGAILVRAAGFNADKVRGSFDNTGLYPLFYETLFGTTP is encoded by the coding sequence GTGACGAGTGAGTTGTGGCGAGTTGGTGTCTTGGTGGCCGCGGGCTTGCTCGTCTCCTGCGGGCCGTCAAAGTCCCAGCCGGGAAAGGAAACCCAACCCGACAAGAAGACCGGCAGTGTCATATTCTTCCACATCGACGGTGCCGGCGTGGCGCAATGGCAGATGGCGCGCATGGTCATCGCCGGGCCCGATGGCGAGATCAACTGGGACAAAATTCCGCACATCGCGGTTTACCGCGGACACCAGGAGAACACGCTCACCACTTCATCGAATGCGGCGGCGACGGCGCATGCTTACGGGGTGAAGGTTCCCTACGATGCGTTCGGCACGGACGGCAAATCGGATCAACCCCCGCTCGCGCCATCGGGGAAGCGGCTAAGCATCATGCAGGAGGCGAAGGCTCGTGGTTTGGCTGTCGGGGTGGTGAACAGCGGCAGTGCGGTCGAACCCGGCACGGCGTGTTTTCTCACCAGCGTGCACGCGCGTGCGGATGATGCGGAGATCGTTGCCCAGCAACTCGCTTCGGGCGCCGATGTCATCCTCGCGGGCGGCGAGGAATGGTATCTGCCGGAGGGTGTGCAGGGCAGGCACTGTCCCGGCAAGCGGAAGGACGGCCGCAATCTGATCGAGGAGGCGAAGGTTGCAGGCTATCGCGTGGTGTTCACGCGGGAGGAATTGGCCGCGCTGCCCGACAACGCCGGCAAGGTGCTCGGTATTTTCGCTTCTCAGGACACCTTCAACGATGAACCCGAGGAGGCGCTCGACGAGAAAAAATTGCCCTCTTACGACCCCCAAGGACCAACGGTTGCGGAAATGACCAAAGCCGCGCTGCGATTTTTGTCCGGCCGCCAATTTTTTCTCGTGGTCGAGGAGGAGGGCACCGACAACTTCGGCAATTGCAACAATGCGACGGGTCTGATCGAGGCGCTCAGGCGCGGCGACGAGGGCTTGGGCGTCGCGCTGGATTTCGTGGAGAAACATCCCGACACGCTTCTTGTCACCTTCGGCGACAGCGAAGCGGGAAACCCGGATGTGTTGGGATTGCGCGGCACCAAGGGCGAGGCGGAGATGCTGCGCACGTCGCGGGATGCCAACGGCGCGCCGCTTGATGGCGCAAAGCGAGCGCCCGAGGGTGGTATTGCCGAACCTTTCACCAGCGCGCCGGACAAGGCCGGACGGAGTCATCAGTTTGTCGTCACGTGGGGTTCCAAACTCGACTCAAGTGGCGCGATCCTAGTGCGGGCCGCAGGGTTCAACGCCGACAAAGTCCGTGGATCTTTCGACAACACGGGGCTGTATCCGCTTTTTTACGAAACATTGTTCGGGACAACGCCATGA
- a CDS encoding CPXCG motif-containing cysteine-rich protein has translation MTAYTEVVCPTCHESFEVPAPALSEVPCEWDYDCEVCCAPMRIVFSADDELVVAEARGLGE, from the coding sequence ATGACGGCCTACACCGAGGTGGTCTGTCCGACCTGCCACGAAAGCTTCGAGGTTCCCGCGCCGGCCTTGTCGGAGGTTCCCTGCGAATGGGATTACGACTGCGAAGTCTGCTGCGCGCCGATGCGCATTGTTTTCAGCGCGGACGATGAATTGGTTGTCGCCGAAGCGCGCGGTTTGGGGGAGTAG